AGCGCTTCCTAATCGCGAATGCGAACGAGATCTCACGCCAGAATAGTTGTCATCGCGAGCAGGCAGAGAAAGCCAcacacggcgcccgcggcaccagGTTCGCGGTCAGGTTCAGGGCAGGCCAACCCGCTAAACAGGGCACTAGCGCGCTGGCCCTGCGCCTAGGAAATGTCCGCTGCAccggccgcgtgccgccagTGCCTACTGATGCCTGCTGCCCTTTCCTGTGTCCCTTCAGTGCAGTATCCGTTCAGACCAGCTGTTTCCATTCGCGTGTGCTGCGGTCCCGCTGATCCGCCAAGATGGCCCTTTCCCCATGCTTTCCGACCCATGGCACATTGGGTGAATGTCAGACATTATGCCGGTTACATCTTAGTGAAGGACACCACTAACATGCCACCCTCATGCACAGCCTCGACCGCCCGCGCACTCAACAGCAAGAGCACGCCGTGCATCTAGGGGCACGCATCAAACGTCACATCTGTACGAGAGCATGTACCACGTcgcacacctgctgcatcCGTCACAAACGACCCGGCGCTCTACTCGCGCTAATGAACTGGGTCAGCAGGTCCATCTTGCCACAATGCAATCTCTACTCGCTGAGGCGTGTCGCTGAGGCGTAGTTCCGCTAGCTCCACTAGTCAACGTACGCGCACTGTCTTCGACAAGCATTCAACCGCTGACGAACAGCATGAGCAGTGCACAACACTGTCGGCGGGCAGGCAAGCAGGTATGCAGACAAGCAAGCAGGCAAGCAACAGCACGTACCTGAATGAGAGACGCGGCGGCTGACATATGCTGGCTGTGTCTTGGCGAAAGCATGAATgcgctgacacccgcaatacAGAAGCAGCTGTATCTCTTCCTGTCCAAACTGCGCCCGCCAACTAGAAGCGACTTTCCTTGTCACTTTCCTATCTGCGAGAGCCCGGCTCTCGACTCATAGCTGGCATGCCCCAGCCCCTGAGCCCCATCTGAGCCCCGTCCCCAGCTCCCTGTTTCCCACCTGGCCATGATggttttgggctgagccctgctgctgctgcctgcctgaggcgcccgcacacacgcctgccacgccatgccgcgccacgccatgcagccagccaggcccaCCGCCCGAGGGGCAGCTCGCgccggcacaccgccgcggcggagcggaaGCAGCAGAGGACTGCAACCACGTGGGCGAGACGCCGGCGTACACACGAGCGCCgcttccctctccctccacaAAGTGGCGAGTGGATCATGGCGGGCAtgcgcagggctgctgctcctcgccgccgcgtccccactcctcccgactgactgcggccgcccgccggcacccgagcagcagccaccggctGAGTGCTACCCCCGGGCCGGCGCCACACCCCAGGTGCCCACTGActgcgaccgccgcgccgacggccagggccgtcggcgtcggcggctgccaccgccgctggtgggcacacgggccgcccggcggcttGGCCTTTCCcaaggcggagcaggtggctcCCAGTAGAGCCCCAGTCCTCaccggggtgcggcggcggcggagacggcagcagcagtgcccgtaagcggcgcggccgcggcatcagAGGCCCCGGCcagcgctgcgcgccggcgcgtgcgagcggcagcgcacaaccgtcagcggcaggcggggcgcagcaAACCGACCGGCCTGGCGCCAGGCccgtgggcggctgtggctggctggctggctaaATCACTGGCTGTCTGGTTAACGATCATAGCTGCGGCTGGTTGGCTGTGCCTGTCGCCTGTGCATCCTCCCATcccaacccagcccacccTCTGCCACCCCTGCCAAACCCGCCTAGCTGCCTAACGCTGTTGTGGCTGtgctgctattgctgctgTCCGATAGCTCCTCAGCTgatgctggctgcggctggtccTAACCGGCATGAGAAAAGTGGAAAAGCGGAACGACGAAACACGGGTACGCACGAGGCGTCCACATTATCGTCAAATGCACTTTCTCAGCCGTTACAGCTCGCTGAAAGTCTGGTATACGCAGGACGACAGCGGAGCCgtccgccctcccctgctcctcgcccctgcccccaaaaGGCCGCCTCTTAAGTCCTCCGAGAAAGCTAGGCGCCGAGCGCTAATAGCTCCAGCCAGACCGACGCTGCTTTGGCTGCGAGTAGCAGCGAAGCTGACGCCGGCTGCAAACTGCACGCTATCCTCCCCGCATCGCCCTCGGCTCACAAGATCCCAGACCTGTGAAAGGGCGGCAGGCAGAAAGCGCAGCGCAGGGATGCAAACGGTGAGCAGCAGAAAGCAGATAGACACAGGTGCTATGGGTGGTGCAGTGGATCGCACATGAATGGGCCGCATGttcacgtgctgctgctgtcgatgGTGAGGGTGCTGCCGCCTAGCAGCTCTGCAGGCACTGCCGCAATGCGCCCGTCGCttgcgcgcagccgccggctccaggaTATTCCGCCCACGCCGTGCCCCGCCtagcccgctgccccggctgtCTCGTTCCCTGCCGCTCCAACCAACTCCTTGGCCCcagagtgccgccgccactgcgtcaACAGAGTGCTCCGGCACGTCCCGCTTCCCTTCATACACACGCGCTCTGGTACACCGCTGTCCCCACaccagagctgctgctgctgctactgctgcagtaagcgcagctgccagctgctgtgaGGGATGCAAACGGCCGTCAAGCGAGGTTGGCTGCGCCGCTGTTGAGCTGAGCTGTGAAGGAATTAAAAGCTTAGGCTGTCCCCAGCTTGGTAACCGGCGCCTCACAAGGCATCAGCACCGGCTATTAGCGCTGCAAGCAAATGTTGCTGTGGCACCCGAAACCAGCTCCCGAACGCTACACGAGTCGGCGTGCGGGAGTGCTATGAGGtgcgaggtgggtgggcgggagccAGGGCCGCGTGCGAAAGCCGACGCCCTGCAGAGCTTACGACGCCCCCACCAGAGTATCCGCGCATGTGCTGTCGCCGTGTAACTGATTCCTTGAGAACAATTTGCTGTGCCATGGTCTGCGCCCAAACAGTGCGCTGAGCAttctctctccctccccactTGGGACGGGCAGGACCTACCCAATATTGCGCCAGGCTGAATTTTCTATCCCAGCTACGCTAATGTCGCGCGGCCCTCCCCCGGCAAACACGCCTTCGCGACGCACGCCGCCAGAAAACGCAGCTAGTCGGCGCCCTCGGCTCACCCGCAtgctgctccagcgcgccAGGTCCAGCTGCTCAGTAGAAGAAGCCCAGCACCTTGCCACCGACACGCTTGCGGCGGGCCTCCTCGTGGTCCATGATGCCGGCCGAGGTGGTCATGACAATGATGCCGAACTGACGAgaaggcagcaggcgggccacCCAGCGCTCAATCTCGGAGTGGCCGATGTCGTAGCGGGGAGAGATGACACCGCACTTGTTCAGGCGGCCGTTCAGCTCGACGACAATCTTGCCCGAGCGGTGGTCGTCGACGTACTCGAACTCGCCAATGTAGCCGTGCTTCATCATCAGCGACAGGAACTTGATGACCACCTtggaggcggggcgcagcagcacctggcgctTGCCGCGCTTCTCAGCGTTGTACATGGTCTTCAGGGCATCGCCCAGGACGCTGATGCGCACCATTTTTGCTGAATATGGAAACAGCAAAACAAGCGGCAAAAGAAAGAGGGAGTTGTGGGGTCTGCCCCGAAGACTAtaccctggccgccgccgtgcatggGAGAGCGACTCTCCCTCGGTCGTGCTGCATTTAATCTGTGCGAGGAAATAAAACGCAACATGTGCTGTCGCGTGAATAATTGTGCGGGCCAAAGCACGCGCTCTGCGGCAAGAGTGGCCCTTCCTCGCTGCGGCCCctcaccacccgccacgccacttCGGCGACAGCCGTCGAGCACCCACTCCGCTGCGCCCCCTGCTAATCCCCACCTCCTTCGCGCCCGATCCCCGCGCTTGCACGATGCGGCAAGCCTCCTCCTCTGTTTCTCTGACAGGGTAAGGCAGGGTAAGGAGCGTAGCCCGAAGTGCGCAGGTGCCAAGGTGTGAAGCGAAGCGCCGGATTCCTGTCTGGAGACGCAGTGctcccggtgccgctggtgccttCACGGCTTCACCATCCCCTCCCAACACGCAGAGGAACACGTCGGCCAAAACGCCGGTGGCTCGGCTATTGTTCACAGAAATGCGGATGAGCAGCGctgatgcgccgccgctgtcagcagGTTGGCATGCAGgcagggccccagccccatcctCCATGACTGCCCCGAGTCCCGTCGTGAGTCCCGTTACGGCCCGTGCCTGTAAGGGGCGATGATCCGGTGGCACCTGATGATTTTAGACAGGCGCCTCACAGGCGTTACTCATCTCCACAGATCCCGTGCTCCCATGTCTTCTGCCTTCTCACAGCCGACGAAAACGccgcgccgcaaccgcagcttcgcccgcacccccgcttTGGCCCACAGCCTAGCCACTGCTGCCTCCTGAAGTCACCGGAGACTTCAATACCAGCTCAAATGCCGCCCCCACAACGTAGATGGATCACGCGCGCACTCGCAGCCGCCAGTACCCCCCTAGTACCCACACAGCCggctcctggccgccgccgccgtcccccccccctcatcaCCACAGCCGTCCACAGCTACCCGCTACAACCCCTCATGCTGCCCGCACCGCAATTACTGCAGTCTGGTCAGGCAGAGCCCCTGTCCCCAAAATATCTTTGTCCCCTTAAGGCACGAACCCAAGGCACGGTACCTAATCTACACCGCACCCTTATCAAGTACTGCGATGGCAAATGCGTcagccacgcccacacccacaaggAAAGTCCGTTATGGTCCATCGTCGCGCAATGAATGCGCGTGTAAACAAAATTCAGGCCACGCACCACGGGCGCCCCCAGGCGCTTCAATCCAGGCCGCGCCACGCACATGCATACGAGCGCGCCCGCTCGCTTATTACGGCAAACCCTGCTTCTCGCATCCTCGCACGCGCCCGAAACAAAACGTCAaaccgcgccgccgtgacTTGCTAGCACGCAAGCCGTTATCGAGCAGCTGGCTAGCTCGCTAGCAAGCTAGCTTGGACAGTGCTGGTTTACGAGCTGCCGACCATGGCGTTCGGGCGGTCGTTGTTGATTAGCGACACCTtctggggggcgcggcgggaggcgccgcggccgctcatcTCGAGCttctgcagggggggggatcGGAAGGACGGGAGGTTGGGAGTTGCGGGTTGGACggtgggcaggtggcagggACTCTTCAGTGACGGGGTCAGTGACACGTGTTGGCACAGGATGTCACCGCAGAGAAGTGTCACTACAGAACCGAGTTGCAAAGGTTTCCTTCTTCGAATAGCACCACGCCACGCGCAAGGCGCCACGCAACATGCGAGGGACAgcaccctcctcctctgccgaCACACTCCTCCCCTCAaaccacccacctacccacacTTCCACCCACACGCGTCgttctttgtttaacacacccacacgcgccaGTGTGCtttccccaaccccaccccaccccacacgaacacacgcacctgcaggtacgCCTCATCAATGTCGCCGGTGACGTAGGTGCCTGTGAAGCACGAGGCGTCAAAGTCCTGCATTTGGAGAAGAGAGAGGGAGGGTTATGTTAAGTGGAGCGAGTGGTGTTGGGATGAGGAGGTGCGGAATGAGTCGTTCACAACACCACCCGTCCTgtcgcgcgccgcagctgctcgtcAGCCTGCGACTGCATTGCTAACCCAGCTCAACCCACCTTGATGTCCGGGTTGAGCTCGCGGCCGGCCGTCATGAGGTCGTCCACCTCCTGGTAGATCAGGCCGTCGGCCTTGAGCAACGTGCACACCTGaacgagggagggagggagggagggagggagggagggaaagatATGGAGGGTTATGTGCCTGCGCGCAACGACATAGCTCCCAATCGTCAAGGAATCGCCGCccaagagggagggaggcctGATGATGGTTGTGATGCAGTGTCGTGAGCAGAAGTGCGGCGAAGCATTGCGCTTGAGAGAGAGACATGTCGTTGAGTGCCCGCACTCGGGCCCACGTGCCGCGCAGCAACCCCAGGGGTCGTGGCAttcccccccttccctctccccccttccccctcccctcctcctcctcctgccccccgctCACCTGGTCAATGGTGAGGCCGTTGGCCACGAACTCCTTGCGGCTGGGCATGTCCACGCCGTACACGTTGGGGTACACCacaggcggcgaggcggaggccaggtACACcttgcgcgcgccggcgcggcggaccaTGTCCACAATCTGTGGCGGGGGGAGAATAATGTAAATTTGCGGTTTGAAAACGAAGCTGGGGGTTTTGTTACAGTGTGTGCCAGAATCGCAACTGTTCCTCcaacccagccccccgccccacagtttatatctcccctcccctccatttGTCCCCTCCTCCCAAGTCCACCCTCACCCCTATCCCCCCTATCCTCCCtatccccttccccccacgcCCTGGTGTCtacacccccccacccccttcccctccacccccaaccccccaaccccccaaccccccaacttCACCCCCACCTGCGTCATGGTTGTGCCGCGCACAATGGAGTCGTCGATGAGCAGCACCGACTTGCCCTCGAACACCGCCGGCATGGCGTTGAGCTTGCGGCGCACCGACATCTCACGCAGCCGCTGGTCGGGCATGATGAAGGTGCGGCCCACGtagctggaggcagcggggaaggggttacattcatgattaattaagaagttgggggggggggcagagagAGATTGGGGGGAGAGAgattggggggagggagattggggggagggagggagggggttacattcataattagttatggaagtggtagacggtggaCCATcttggggagggagggagggggcaaggtgagggatggaggagggagcgagggagtgACACGGCCGCGAGAGCGGGATTTGTGTTTTTGGGAGGCGGATGTGTTTGCCACCGTGTTTACCCTTTCCTCCACGCTCCTCCACGCCCCTCGGTTCCGCTGCCATGCCAACGAGAACCCTTCATCACTCCCCATTCTACTCGTCTAACGTcgcgccctcctgcccacaTACCCTGTCCCATACCCCCCTCTGCCCCATACCTTCTCCCAGCTCCCGCTCGCGCGCTCCCCTCTCGTcgctcaccccctccccgtcccctcTTCGCGCTCCTCGTCCCCATCCACCCcgtcttccccctccctcggcccccctcccctctcccaccctcccccctcagccTCACCGGTTCTTGACCAGGCCCTCTCACTCCTCTctcggcccccctcccccctcccaccctcccctcagCCTCACCGGTTCTTGACCAGGCCCTCGCGGTacggcagccccagctccgccgcgatctggatggcggcgggccgcgagcCGTCAGGCACCGGGCACACAATGTCCACGTCCCAGCCCTTCTGCCTGGGGGTGGGAAACGGGgcgttgcattcatgattagctaatgaaattggggggggggggtaggcgCTACAATCAGGAGTCATCAAGAAGAAGCGAGGTTGTATCCAGGCACATGGGGTAGGGGCGGGGATGCGAGGTTGACAGTGAGCAGTGGGAACAAATGGCGGGGTGGGTTCGGGTTGGACGGGGCGTGTACGGATGACACACACGCCTTCGCACGCcctgacacgcacgcacgcacctgatgcggttggccagcgccgtgcccagcTTGAGCTGGAAGTTGTAGACGGGGATGCCGTTGAGTACCGAGTCGGGGCGGGCCAGGTAGATGTACTCAAAgatgcagggggagggagtgccCTGTGGGAGTTGTAAAGAtcaggggagggggtgggcgcgggcgtcagGGGCGGGTGGAAGGGATAGTTCCCTGCAAACCCAATGGATTCGTCGATGGGTTCCATCCTCTACTCAGTTGGTgccgctccctcctccgccccacctccccctcacaCCTGCGCGCACTGCCTGCTCATGAGCTTGCCCttcccaggccccagccccgccctgcccgccactCCCCCGGTAATCATCGCGACCGAGTTACCCAAGGTTCATTTGATAGTTGTCAGCAAAGTGCGGCGTCGACATAAGCTATCACCTTCCTTTAAAGTAACACCTTGTAACGAGCAAAACCTTTCAAGATAGAACCTTTAAAGCCATAAAGCCCCGCTCGCACCTGCGCGCACTGGCGGCTCATGAGCTTGCCCTCCTCGGTGATGATCACCATCTCGCCCGGCTGCACGTCGCGCACGCGCTCAAAGCCGATGGGGCCGAACGCGCAGTCCTCCGACGCCACACACCACTCGTCGCCGTGGGCGCCCGCGCGCTTGCCCAGAACCAGCGGGCtgcgcggggggaggcgggaggcaggggaaggggggggggtgaatTGGGTGTTTGATTTGGTTCTCGCAATCACATACGGTAGCCGCCTCTTGCACTTGCCTGCGGCTGTACACCGTGGCACGGtgtggtttagtttgggctggtatcccTCCCGGCACGAGCCGCATCCGGGCGCCCGCCAatccagcccccagcccaccacctcagccccatcccccgcccccctccccacccccccatcCTCCCTCTCAAGCTGCCGTCAACGGTATAgtacccgctccccccccccgcgcctgaCCCTCGCCACCCTCTCCAGCCCGCCTCACCGGATGCCGTGCGGGTCGCgccccccctccatccccttcTTGGAATCAGGACCGATCtgacccccctccccacccccctccagcccgcctcACCGGATGCCGTGGGGGTCGCGGAAGGCCACCAGGCCCACGCCCTtgaccagcgccaggcaggAGTAGGCGCCCTTGAGCAGGCGCATGGTCATCTCGCCCGCCTCGAACAGGAAGTTGATCTTGTTCTTGTTGGGGTCGCAGCCGGTGGTCTGGGTTAGGGGGAGTGacatgggggtgggtggggggttaggaacaggggtggggcagggggctgaggggggagggagagggagggttcGGCTCCAGGCAGGACCGTGGTTTGCCGATGGCCGTGACCATGTGTGGGGCCCAGGTGCTTTGGGGCACTGGTTTTCGCAGTTAGCGAATTGCTCCTGCCTGGATTGCCCCTTCCGCCCCGTCCGGTGCCTCGCTGCCCGAAGCTGTTTTGAGGGGCGGTAACCactgctccctccctccaggcCACAGATGTGCCATTGACCTGTCGTGTCTTGCCGCTATATACACCCCACGCAATCCACCCCGTCCTTACAAGCTCCGACCCGTGCTGTCTTCTCCAGATAGCTCAGATCTCCATCTGCCCTGGCTGTCATCCCGCTGACTAGTCAGAGATCACCGTGCCCGTGTCGCGAATCCGTTGGCCCGTTTCCTGCTTCGCCCCAGCCTCCACTCGCTAGGCCCGGGAGTACACCCCCCTGCTAGGTTGGAATTGGATTGaactcccctccctgcccaccaccacgtcctccCTCCCTAACCCCACACCGgacccccaaccaccaccactacggCATCACTCTCgcatgcaggcagcgctggtgcgcgcaccacctccctacccacccccacaacccccacaGTTCTCTTCCTAAACCCCCAgctcccacccccctcacctgcagcgctggtgcgcgagccacctccctctcccccccccacacacatccttttccaaacatccttgcaaaccacccccacacacaactccCCAACACAGGTTCCCTTCTTGAAACCCCCAGCTAGCTCCTGCCCCCCTCGCTCTCacttgcaggcagcgctggtgcgcgcaCCACCTctctccccacccctctcacctgcaggcagcgctggtgcgcgcggTGCACCTCGTCGGCCAGGATGTTGAGCAGCACCTCCGAGTCCGACTccgtgcgcaggtggcggttgAAGAAGGAGCGGGAGCTGTGCAGGTGGAATGGATTGGattgggtgggatggggttgggttgggttgggttggagTGGGTTGGTTCGGGTTGGATTGGTTGGACTGGATAggttggagggggcgggatgAAGGCACGGGGGAGGCTAGGGTAGGTCTGTGGCGTGgtgtgcgtgcctgtgctGGACCTTCACAACGCTGGTGGTGGACCAATGAGCCGGTTCCGGTCTCTTGGACATGGGTGACGCGGTCccctccccgcagccccctccccgccctcgtcTACCGTATCTCCCTATCCGCGGCACTGCCTAACCGCTCCGCCttgcccccccgccctcccgttGCTCCACGCCATTGGACTGGAACCCCCCTACTTCGTCGGGCTCGCCCCAtgaccccccccacccacacacacacttctccccgtccccctccaccctacactccccccctcccgttctccacatgaacggctaccccttCCCCCTACCCAAACGACCCCCCACCTGTTGAGCAGGTCCCTCAGCTCCTCGGTGTTCGTGAGGTTGCCGTTGTGGATGAGGTAGATGCCCAGAGGCGAGTTGACGAAGAAGGGCTGCGCCTCCTGAGCgctggaggagccggcggtggggtAGCGCACGTGCGCGATGCCGCAGTGGCCTGACAAagggagaggcaggggcggaggagagggagggagcggcggggagggaagggtgggtgggtgggaggcgaGGAGGATGGCGGATGGGGCCGGGTTCCGGAAAGGAGCTGGAGCTAGGCGCAGAGCACGGCGTGCTTGTGCCAACCCACCAGATGCAAGGAACAAGTGCATCCAGACATCTACCCACTTGACCCGCAGGTTTCGCACCGCCCAaactgcccctgccccaagGCCTGGCGCAacgagctgcagccgctccagcacccTCCCcgggcacccgcaccgccccgcaacacccctgtccccccctgcctcctctccTCTCTGCGCGCGCTCACCCTTCATGGAGTCCATCAGGTCCTGCTTGCCGAACACGTCCTTAACCAGGCCGTTCTCCTTGTACTCCTTGAAGCGCGACCAGTCGGTGGTCACCATGCCGGCCGAGTCCTGGCCACGGTGCTGCAGCATGAGCAGGCCCTCATACAGCTCCACGTTGGCGTTGCCCTCGTACTTGAAGATGCCGATAAT
This genomic window from Chlamydomonas reinhardtii strain CC-503 cw92 mt+ chromosome 5, whole genome shotgun sequence contains:
- a CDS encoding ribosomal protein S15a: MVRISVLGDALKTMYNAEKRGKRQVLLRPASKVVIKFLSLMMKHGYIGEFEYVDDHRSGKIVVELNGRLNKCGVISPRYDIGHSEIERWVARLLPSRQFGIIVMTTSAGIMDHEEARRKRVGGKVLGFFY